A region of Chitinophaga horti DNA encodes the following proteins:
- a CDS encoding 1-deoxy-D-xylulose-5-phosphate reductoisomerase, whose product MSKKRIGIFGSTGSIGKQALDVIEAHPEKFEVEVLTAQNNAELLIEQALKFRPNAVVIGDENKYTQVKDVLFDKGIKVFAGAKAMVEVASWNTIDMMLAAIVGFAGLAPTLSAIEQGTPVALANKETLVVAGDIVMATARRKNVPVIPVDSEHAAIFQCLIGEPAGSVEKVVLTASGGPFLGKKPNYLINVKKDHALQHPNWSMGAKITIDSATLMNKGLEMIEARWLFNLTADQIDVIVHPQSIIHSMVQFTDGSMKAQMGLPDMKLPIQYAMGFPQRLPNAFPRFSFKNYPSLTFEAPDTKTFRNLAIAMEVLKIGGNSACVMNAANEEVVNAFLRNRIGFLQMTEVIEETLAKIPFQAKPTLNDYYLTDAAARNYAASLVDRLG is encoded by the coding sequence ATGAGTAAGAAACGTATTGGCATTTTCGGCTCTACCGGCTCCATTGGCAAACAAGCGCTGGACGTGATAGAAGCGCACCCCGAAAAGTTTGAAGTAGAAGTGCTGACGGCCCAGAACAATGCGGAGCTGCTGATCGAGCAGGCCTTAAAGTTCAGGCCCAACGCCGTTGTGATAGGTGATGAAAACAAGTACACCCAGGTGAAGGATGTGCTGTTCGACAAAGGCATCAAAGTGTTTGCCGGCGCCAAAGCGATGGTGGAAGTGGCATCCTGGAATACGATCGACATGATGCTGGCCGCCATTGTTGGTTTCGCGGGATTGGCCCCTACCCTTTCAGCGATTGAACAGGGCACACCGGTAGCGCTGGCCAATAAGGAAACATTGGTAGTAGCAGGCGATATCGTCATGGCTACCGCGCGCCGTAAGAACGTGCCGGTAATCCCCGTAGATTCTGAGCATGCCGCCATCTTCCAATGCCTGATCGGCGAACCGGCAGGCAGTGTGGAGAAAGTAGTGCTTACCGCTTCCGGCGGACCTTTCCTCGGTAAGAAGCCCAACTATCTTATCAATGTAAAAAAAGACCACGCCCTGCAGCATCCTAACTGGAGCATGGGCGCAAAAATCACGATCGATTCCGCCACCCTCATGAACAAAGGCCTGGAAATGATCGAAGCGCGCTGGTTATTTAACCTTACGGCCGACCAGATCGACGTGATCGTACATCCGCAGTCCATCATCCACTCCATGGTGCAGTTTACCGACGGCTCTATGAAAGCACAAATGGGCCTTCCGGACATGAAGCTGCCTATCCAGTATGCAATGGGCTTCCCACAAAGGTTGCCGAACGCATTTCCGCGGTTCTCTTTTAAAAATTATCCATCGCTCACCTTCGAAGCACCCGATACCAAAACCTTCCGCAACCTGGCTATTGCCATGGAAGTGCTTAAGATTGGTGGTAACTCCGCCTGCGTGATGAACGCCGCGAACGAAGAAGTGGTAAACGCCTTCCTCCGTAACCGCATCGGCTTTTTGCAGATGACCGAGGTAATTGAAGAAACCCTGGCCAAAATACCTTTCCAGGCCAAACCGACCCTCAACGATTATTATCTCACTGACGCCGCAGCGCGCAATTATGCTGCATCTTTGGTAGATCGCCTGGGCTGA
- the rseP gene encoding RIP metalloprotease RseP, translating to MITTAILVKAGQLILSLSILVVLHELGHFIPAKLFKTKVEKFYLFFDPWFSLFKFKKGETEYGIGWLPLGGYVKISGMIDESMDKEQMSKPPEPWEFRSKPAWQRLIIMIGGVTVNIVLAFFIYTMILWYWGETYLPTKNLTYGIATDSLTQSIGLRDGDMILSVDGHKVDNFHEVAKVMVLKEAKSIQVEREGQQVNIPIPEMFISKVIERRSEFIGVRVPSVIDSVGPESKHAIAAGLQKNDKVLTVNGAPADYLHLMGRELMKAKGKTVNLTILRGSDTLTKSVSIPAEGDYAGKLGVSIRSGKDVFKFVTTDYSFAQAVPAGFSTAVEKLKDYVQQLRLIFVSKEVKVTESLGGFGAIGNLFPSVWDWQSFWSLTALLSVILAFMNILPIPALDGGHVLFLIYEIITGRKPGDKFMEYAQIVGMVILFSLLLFANGLDLWRAIRGWF from the coding sequence ATGATAACAACGGCAATATTAGTGAAAGCAGGACAGTTGATCTTATCACTGTCCATTCTGGTGGTGCTTCACGAACTGGGCCACTTCATCCCAGCTAAACTTTTCAAGACCAAGGTTGAGAAATTCTACCTGTTCTTCGATCCCTGGTTTTCCCTCTTCAAATTCAAAAAAGGAGAAACCGAGTATGGCATCGGCTGGCTGCCGTTAGGTGGTTATGTGAAAATTTCCGGCATGATCGACGAGAGCATGGACAAAGAGCAGATGTCGAAACCACCCGAGCCCTGGGAGTTCAGGTCGAAACCAGCCTGGCAACGACTGATCATCATGATCGGCGGGGTGACCGTAAATATCGTACTCGCCTTTTTCATTTACACCATGATCCTGTGGTATTGGGGCGAAACCTACCTGCCGACTAAAAATCTCACTTATGGTATCGCAACCGACTCGCTGACCCAAAGCATTGGCTTACGCGATGGCGATATGATATTGAGCGTAGACGGCCACAAAGTCGATAACTTTCACGAGGTAGCCAAAGTGATGGTGTTAAAAGAGGCCAAAAGCATCCAGGTGGAGAGAGAAGGCCAGCAGGTAAATATCCCGATCCCCGAGATGTTTATCAGTAAAGTGATTGAAAGACGCAGCGAGTTTATTGGCGTACGCGTGCCTTCCGTGATCGATAGCGTCGGGCCCGAAAGCAAACATGCAATAGCCGCCGGCTTGCAGAAGAACGATAAAGTATTGACCGTTAACGGCGCTCCTGCTGATTACTTACACCTCATGGGGCGTGAGCTGATGAAAGCCAAAGGAAAGACCGTCAACCTCACCATCCTTCGCGGTAGCGACACCCTCACGAAGAGCGTAAGCATCCCGGCGGAAGGTGATTACGCTGGCAAACTGGGTGTTTCTATTCGTTCAGGCAAAGACGTATTTAAGTTCGTTACTACAGATTACAGCTTCGCCCAGGCCGTTCCGGCCGGCTTCAGCACCGCTGTCGAAAAACTGAAAGACTACGTGCAGCAACTGCGCCTGATATTCGTATCCAAAGAAGTGAAAGTAACTGAATCTTTAGGCGGATTTGGCGCCATTGGCAACCTGTTCCCATCAGTATGGGACTGGCAGAGCTTCTGGTCACTGACGGCCTTATTATCCGTGATTCTTGCATTTATGAACATCCTGCCTATCCCGGCACTTGACGGCGGGCACGTGTTGTTCCTGATCTATGAAATAATTACCGGTCGTAAACCCGGCGACAAGTTCATGGAATACGCACAGATCGTGGGCATGGTGATTTTGTTCAGCCTGCTGCTGTTCGCCAATGGTCTTGACCTGTGGCGTGCGATAAGAGGATGGTTCTAA
- a CDS encoding chitin binding peritrophin-A domain-containing protein — MKRLLISLLIISPALVSFQEETYLPGPDCESFYACIDDVCVLHTCSPGLYFNWVEQRCDWPDLSNCGGGDVNKSFALINPPNSSIDMVISGGTQMDGKATNNNILGVTLVWTKQFTSSTTIYAGILLPGNSITHSDYIWGTVPRTYHHSASTSSDAANITFNYRSTYL; from the coding sequence ATGAAGCGTTTGTTAATTAGTCTATTAATTATTAGTCCTGCATTAGTTAGTTTTCAAGAAGAAACTTATTTGCCTGGTCCCGACTGCGAATCATTTTATGCTTGCATTGACGATGTTTGTGTATTACATACTTGTTCGCCTGGTCTTTATTTCAATTGGGTCGAGCAAAGATGTGATTGGCCTGATCTATCCAATTGCGGAGGCGGTGATGTGAATAAGTCATTTGCATTAATCAATCCGCCAAACTCAAGCATCGACATGGTAATTTCAGGAGGTACACAAATGGATGGGAAAGCTACCAACAACAATATTTTAGGTGTAACACTAGTTTGGACCAAACAGTTTACATCAAGTACAACGATCTATGCCGGAATTTTACTGCCCGGTAACAGCATTACACATAGCGATTACATCTGGGGCACGGTTCCCAGGACTTACCACCACTCGGCAAGTACAAGTTCTGATGCTGCGAATATAACCTTTAATTATAGATCAACTTACCTGTAG
- a CDS encoding RNA polymerase sigma factor, whose amino-acid sequence MALKPLSDEAELLAMIAAGDQRAFTKMFNHYQRDLYLFSKSVTKSEEAAVEVVQDVFLKIWSARTELSSIDNFPAFLNRIVRNHSLNVLRKIGRENRLRYPLKADQTGLENVLPDQTTHQELDYNDAVRLLNTVLAELPTQQRLVYQLCHVEGLKYEEAALKLGISVETVRVHMKRAIRKIRIQFANHAILYPLLIIALAR is encoded by the coding sequence ATGGCATTGAAGCCTCTTAGTGATGAAGCGGAGTTACTGGCGATGATTGCAGCCGGTGACCAGCGTGCTTTCACTAAGATGTTCAACCACTATCAACGTGACCTTTATCTTTTCAGTAAAAGCGTTACTAAATCTGAGGAAGCCGCAGTGGAAGTGGTTCAGGATGTTTTTTTAAAAATCTGGTCAGCGAGAACAGAGCTTAGTAGCATAGACAATTTCCCCGCTTTTCTGAACCGTATTGTCCGCAATCATTCCCTGAACGTACTAAGAAAAATCGGCAGGGAAAACCGATTACGTTATCCGCTGAAAGCTGACCAGACGGGACTTGAAAACGTACTGCCGGATCAGACAACGCATCAGGAACTTGACTATAATGATGCCGTTCGGCTTCTCAATACCGTACTTGCCGAACTACCCACTCAGCAAAGGCTGGTATATCAGCTCTGCCACGTCGAAGGATTGAAATATGAAGAGGCCGCACTAAAGCTTGGCATCTCTGTGGAGACCGTCCGGGTGCACATGAAGCGTGCCATCCGCAAAATCAGGATTCAGTTCGCCAATCATGCAATTCTATACCCTTTGCTGATCATTGCCCTTGCCAGATAA
- a CDS encoding FecR family protein — MTNSNPRLEELLILYLNDKATDLERAEFFDYVENPLYGGQLESLLSGAYEQDRNGSGIPPLQQQLVLNYIFASEAVREPKTRNIRVWQRIAVAASVVALMICGTLYYQHTQDRPQTIGRNNDIAPGKQGATLTLSNGKSIRLTDAASGLLADETGVRIIKSDKGDLVYEIKDNPGDAEAMNTLSTANGETYRLRLPDGSLVWLNAASSLSYRAGLLKGGTRHVTLSGEGYFEIAKDNAHPFIVRAGKQDVVVLGTHFNINSYPNEAAITTTLLEGSVKVNAGHLTKTLKPGEQALNSGDGITVAVADRDNALDWKDGGFDLNDQNFKTVMRKIARWYDLEVIYDASVPDDLESGGWISREEKLSEVLKAISSTSLIHFRIDGRRLYVSK; from the coding sequence ATGACCAACAGCAACCCAAGACTGGAGGAACTCCTGATCCTCTATCTAAACGACAAGGCGACCGATCTTGAAAGGGCGGAATTTTTTGATTATGTAGAAAACCCGCTTTATGGCGGTCAACTGGAAAGCCTCCTTTCCGGCGCGTATGAGCAAGACCGGAACGGATCAGGAATACCTCCCCTGCAGCAGCAGCTTGTTTTGAATTATATATTCGCATCCGAAGCCGTGCGCGAGCCGAAAACCCGGAATATCAGGGTCTGGCAAAGAATTGCCGTGGCTGCATCGGTTGTTGCCTTGATGATCTGCGGAACCCTCTATTACCAGCATACGCAAGACCGTCCCCAAACCATCGGTCGAAACAATGACATTGCCCCCGGAAAACAGGGCGCGACGCTGACCTTATCAAACGGAAAAAGCATCAGACTGACCGATGCAGCAAGTGGGCTACTTGCCGATGAAACAGGCGTACGTATCATCAAATCGGATAAAGGGGACCTCGTCTATGAAATCAAAGACAATCCGGGTGACGCAGAGGCTATGAACACGCTGTCAACAGCAAACGGGGAAACCTACCGGCTGCGTTTGCCTGACGGTTCCCTTGTCTGGCTGAACGCCGCCTCAAGCCTCAGCTATCGGGCAGGCCTTCTCAAAGGCGGAACAAGGCATGTTACCTTGTCTGGTGAAGGCTATTTCGAAATCGCCAAAGACAATGCCCATCCTTTTATCGTCAGGGCTGGCAAGCAGGATGTCGTCGTGTTAGGCACCCATTTCAACATCAACAGTTATCCCAATGAGGCAGCGATCACAACGACACTGCTGGAGGGCAGCGTAAAAGTAAATGCGGGTCACCTGACAAAAACCCTAAAACCGGGTGAGCAGGCCCTGAACAGCGGCGACGGCATCACGGTGGCCGTAGCGGACCGCGATAACGCGCTGGACTGGAAAGACGGGGGCTTTGACCTCAATGACCAGAATTTCAAGACGGTGATGCGCAAAATTGCCCGGTGGTATGATTTGGAGGTTATTTATGATGCATCCGTTCCCGACGATCTTGAATCCGGCGGATGGATCTCCCGGGAAGAAAAACTCTCGGAAGTACTGAAAGCAATTTCTTCAACAAGCCTGATCCATTTCAGGATTGACGGGCGCAGATTATATGTTTCGAAATAG
- a CDS encoding SusC/RagA family TonB-linked outer membrane protein has translation MRLTTIVLIASLLQVSAATFGQRINLNQANIKLQTALTEIRKQSGFSMVFDGKILSDKQRVNITLKDASLDEALSSVLRGSDLTYKIEGRIILIEPKAKPSLLDNIVNRLNAIDVKGTVVDESGQPLVGASVRVKGTGKAVITGESGTFTLTNVEENAVIVISYLGYQTKEVNASANMGAVTLSVLEGKLAEVSIVNTGYQRIARERSAGSFGKPDHEIMRNRSTSMNVIQRLDGLIPGLTINNAPGGSGVLIRGLSSINSNRTPLVVVDGIPVADINSINPQDVADVTVLKDATAASIYGARASNGVIVISTKKGKASEKLTINYDGFLSFQGKPDLDYQPSLTSAQYIQAAREVFDPVAYPWNTASAMPRGLNSVAIPPHELILYNQARGLITQAQADKSLDSLAGISNRGQIQDLWYRNASLMNHTLSFNGGGKVHAIYGSLAYTDTRSSQPGAKNQSYKINVRQDFKITPFLSAFLITDLTNTIGSSPREVNVTNRFYPYQLFRDEKGNSLSMPYVGDFSDAARAEASARGRIDLDFKPLDDVGLADNRSNALLNRITGGTTLNLFKGLRYEGVYGYIRGHYKSTRYDDNRSFVQRNELLQFTVAANPSVTPVYYLPVTGGKFFTSNGIQRDWTIRNQFVYDREFQNMRHQVTALLGQEAQEQLLTTNEGTVRGYSRQLRSGMPVDYAALSLGLQNPIFMNNLGRSVLPADFYVESEAQTRFNSYYANAAYSFLSRYSLNASWRIDKSNLFGLEKGAQNRPLWSAGVKWMIHHEPFFKDVNFVDKLALRATYGVTGNAPVPGTASSFDILTSASSASLPGGRTLSIATPGNPKLSWESTATVNFGIDFALLNNRISASVDYYRKKTNDLIGQLGVNALTGFSTIVGNFGSLQNNGIEASITSTNIDLANFQWTSHLAIAYNKNRITELRLPAPVTTGEQLISQVYFPGYSAYALFAYNYAGLDAMGDPMISRADGSVTKARNVSVPADIAYKGTSQPPVSGGLTNTFSYKGFSLGLNAVFNLGHKMRRDVGNFYTGRLIGTNALGLIAGRYTSAINLNQGNIHTIFNERWKQPGDELLTNVPAYVSNTSLSTSRRDIGYFINGDLNVLDASYVKMRDITLSYSLPQRLVNNLKVGSITLRTQVSNVMLWKANKYGIDPEFLGGIRNMQGVITAGANVSF, from the coding sequence ATGCGACTAACCACCATCGTACTCATCGCATCCCTTTTACAAGTCAGTGCCGCAACATTTGGGCAGCGCATTAATTTGAACCAAGCAAATATCAAACTTCAGACAGCCCTTACCGAGATCCGCAAGCAGAGCGGGTTTAGTATGGTCTTTGACGGAAAGATCCTCTCTGACAAACAACGTGTAAACATTACTTTGAAGGACGCCTCGCTGGATGAGGCGCTCTCATCCGTTTTAAGAGGATCAGATTTGACATACAAAATCGAGGGACGGATCATCCTGATAGAACCAAAAGCAAAACCGTCGCTTCTGGATAACATCGTCAACCGGCTTAATGCCATTGACGTAAAAGGGACGGTTGTAGACGAAAGCGGGCAGCCGCTGGTGGGGGCCTCTGTAAGGGTTAAGGGAACCGGAAAGGCCGTTATCACAGGGGAAAGCGGAACCTTCACACTGACCAATGTCGAAGAAAACGCGGTCATCGTTATTTCATATCTCGGCTACCAGACAAAAGAAGTAAATGCTTCAGCCAACATGGGCGCCGTAACGCTGAGTGTTCTGGAGGGGAAGCTTGCGGAGGTGTCGATTGTCAATACAGGCTACCAGCGGATTGCACGTGAGCGAAGCGCCGGCTCATTTGGAAAGCCCGATCATGAAATTATGCGTAACCGCTCCACCAGCATGAACGTGATCCAAAGGCTGGACGGTCTCATCCCCGGACTGACCATCAACAACGCGCCGGGAGGCAGCGGCGTTTTAATACGGGGTTTAAGTTCCATCAACTCCAACCGAACGCCATTGGTTGTTGTTGACGGTATTCCGGTTGCCGACATTAATTCGATCAATCCGCAGGATGTTGCAGACGTAACCGTTTTAAAGGACGCTACCGCTGCCTCTATCTATGGCGCTAGGGCATCCAACGGCGTGATCGTGATCAGTACCAAAAAAGGAAAAGCGTCAGAAAAACTCACCATAAACTACGATGGCTTTTTGAGCTTTCAGGGTAAGCCGGACCTCGACTATCAGCCTTCTCTGACCAGCGCACAGTATATCCAGGCGGCAAGGGAAGTTTTTGATCCGGTGGCCTATCCCTGGAATACAGCATCCGCGATGCCAAGAGGGCTTAATAGCGTTGCGATACCTCCCCATGAATTAATTCTCTATAACCAGGCCCGAGGGCTGATCACCCAGGCGCAGGCCGACAAAAGCCTGGACAGTCTCGCAGGTATCAGCAACAGGGGCCAGATCCAGGACCTCTGGTACCGCAACGCTTCCTTGATGAACCACACGTTGTCCTTTAACGGCGGCGGGAAGGTGCATGCGATATATGGCTCACTTGCCTACACGGACACCAGATCCAGCCAACCCGGCGCAAAGAACCAGAGCTACAAAATTAATGTGCGACAGGACTTTAAAATTACCCCGTTTCTCAGCGCCTTTCTCATCACCGATCTGACCAACACCATCGGCTCATCTCCGCGGGAAGTAAACGTAACCAACAGGTTTTATCCCTACCAGCTGTTCAGGGATGAAAAAGGAAATAGTTTGTCAATGCCATACGTAGGAGACTTTTCTGATGCAGCAAGAGCCGAAGCGTCAGCAAGAGGCAGAATTGACCTGGACTTTAAGCCGCTGGACGACGTCGGGCTGGCTGACAACCGCAGTAACGCCCTGCTCAACAGGATCACAGGGGGAACCACACTAAATCTCTTCAAAGGACTGCGCTACGAAGGTGTCTATGGTTACATCAGGGGACACTATAAAAGCACACGATATGACGACAACCGCAGTTTCGTGCAGCGAAATGAACTCTTGCAGTTTACCGTAGCGGCAAACCCCTCGGTGACGCCTGTTTACTACCTTCCTGTGACCGGCGGAAAGTTCTTTACCAGCAATGGTATACAGCGGGACTGGACGATCAGAAACCAATTTGTCTATGACCGGGAATTTCAAAACATGCGCCACCAGGTGACCGCCTTATTGGGGCAGGAAGCGCAGGAACAGCTCCTGACCACCAACGAAGGCACCGTCAGGGGATACAGCAGACAGCTGCGCAGCGGCATGCCTGTTGATTATGCTGCCCTCAGTTTGGGTTTACAAAATCCTATTTTCATGAATAACCTCGGCAGGAGCGTGCTGCCTGCGGACTTTTACGTTGAAAGTGAAGCGCAAACCCGTTTTAACTCCTATTATGCGAATGCTGCCTACTCGTTTTTGAGCAGGTATTCGCTGAATGCCAGCTGGAGAATTGACAAGAGCAATCTCTTCGGACTGGAAAAAGGGGCACAGAACCGGCCGCTATGGAGTGCCGGCGTCAAGTGGATGATCCATCACGAACCTTTCTTTAAAGATGTAAACTTCGTCGATAAGCTCGCACTTCGTGCCACTTATGGCGTCACCGGAAATGCACCTGTTCCCGGCACCGCTTCCTCTTTCGACATCCTGACTTCCGCTTCTTCGGCTTCTTTGCCGGGCGGCAGGACTCTCTCGATAGCCACTCCTGGAAATCCCAAGCTTTCCTGGGAGAGCACCGCAACCGTAAACTTCGGAATCGACTTTGCGTTGCTTAACAATCGCATCTCCGCTTCGGTGGATTATTACCGGAAAAAAACCAACGACCTGATCGGCCAGCTGGGCGTGAACGCGCTTACCGGCTTTTCCACCATCGTGGGAAACTTCGGCAGCCTGCAGAATAATGGCATTGAAGCTTCGATCACTTCGACCAACATCGACCTAGCGAATTTCCAATGGACGAGCCACCTGGCCATAGCTTATAACAAAAACCGGATCACCGAACTAAGGCTGCCCGCCCCTGTGACAACAGGTGAACAGCTGATCAGCCAGGTCTATTTCCCCGGTTACTCGGCGTATGCGCTTTTTGCCTATAACTATGCCGGCCTGGATGCCATGGGTGATCCCATGATCAGCCGGGCAGACGGCAGTGTGACCAAAGCCAGAAATGTCTCTGTGCCTGCTGATATCGCTTACAAAGGCACAAGCCAGCCGCCGGTCAGCGGAGGGCTCACCAACACGTTCTCCTATAAAGGATTTTCACTGGGGCTTAACGCAGTGTTCAACCTGGGACATAAAATGAGAAGAGACGTCGGAAACTTTTATACCGGCCGGTTGATCGGCACAAACGCCCTTGGCCTGATTGCGGGCCGTTACACTTCGGCCATCAACTTAAACCAGGGGAATATCCATACCATTTTCAATGAGCGCTGGAAGCAGCCCGGAGACGAGCTCCTTACAAATGTGCCTGCTTATGTGAGCAACACTTCGCTTTCCACCAGCAGGCGCGATATCGGATATTTCATCAACGGGGACCTTAATGTACTGGATGCCTCCTACGTAAAAATGAGGGACATCACCCTCTCCTATTCATTGCCACAGAGGCTCGTAAACAACCTGAAGGTCGGCAGCATCACACTGAGGACACAGGTCTCAAACGTGATGCTCTGGAAAGCAAATAAATACGGAATCGATCCTGAATTCTTAGGAGGTATCCGAAACATGCAGGGGGTGATAACCGCCGGTGCAAACGTGTCCTTTTAA
- a CDS encoding RagB/SusD family nutrient uptake outer membrane protein, which translates to MKHTIYSTLFLLALTLGACKKSFLEITPSGKVIAETTADYDLLLNSLTLGNQFMTYAQAMGDEMAAIEPYFGGTTLQQQRAFKWESTIYEREEDAPEIMYPTTALYIYNKIINEVSDSKNGSDAQKNEVKAEALAGRAWTYLQLINIFAKPYNASTASADPGFPIIREADVTMGDFPRSTVKEVYDFIIKDLQDAIPGLRPVPLHRFRMSRPAAEALLAKTYLFMGNFTEALPHLNNAMAGIAASTYPVILYDYNTAFATGPLAPVTEFGPSIPNLYNNQESLYSRQTMGDWTSLTNALLLRPETMALYGASDQRRVFTRNNPFPGGAAFPRNMAQRVAPFSPIIGMVVPDVYLMRAEVRARLNDLTGAVSDLEALRVKRMPAADASVPAPVAADRASLVKFILEERIREFAALGYRWFDMRRLSVDPEFNGTVNKQHILYTADGNISQTFTLTADRLTFKLPPKVLFENPGMQDNP; encoded by the coding sequence ATGAAACATACTATATATTCAACCTTGTTTTTACTGGCGTTAACGTTGGGAGCCTGTAAAAAGAGCTTTCTTGAAATCACGCCCTCAGGAAAAGTAATTGCGGAAACAACCGCTGACTATGACCTGCTGCTGAACAGCCTGACACTGGGAAACCAATTTATGACCTACGCGCAGGCCATGGGTGATGAGATGGCGGCAATTGAGCCCTATTTTGGCGGAACTACGCTCCAGCAGCAGCGCGCCTTTAAATGGGAGAGCACCATTTACGAGCGGGAGGAGGATGCCCCGGAGATTATGTACCCGACCACCGCACTATATATTTACAATAAGATCATTAACGAAGTAAGCGACTCAAAAAATGGCAGTGATGCGCAGAAAAACGAGGTAAAGGCCGAGGCACTGGCGGGAAGGGCATGGACCTATCTGCAGCTCATCAATATCTTCGCCAAGCCATACAATGCCTCCACCGCGTCTGCAGACCCTGGTTTTCCAATCATCCGGGAAGCCGATGTGACGATGGGTGATTTTCCGAGGTCCACCGTCAAAGAGGTGTATGACTTCATCATCAAAGACCTTCAGGACGCCATCCCTGGTCTCCGCCCTGTTCCGTTACACAGGTTCCGGATGTCAAGACCTGCAGCTGAAGCCCTGCTTGCCAAAACCTATCTGTTCATGGGGAACTTTACCGAAGCGCTTCCGCACCTGAACAACGCCATGGCCGGCATTGCCGCCTCAACCTACCCCGTGATACTGTATGATTATAACACGGCTTTTGCAACCGGCCCTCTGGCCCCGGTAACTGAATTCGGACCAAGTATACCCAACCTGTATAACAATCAGGAAAGCCTCTACTCCAGGCAAACTATGGGCGACTGGACGTCCCTCACCAACGCCCTGCTGCTAAGGCCGGAGACAATGGCGCTTTATGGAGCATCTGACCAGCGCAGAGTGTTTACACGGAACAACCCCTTTCCCGGAGGAGCAGCATTCCCGCGGAATATGGCGCAACGGGTCGCCCCCTTTTCACCGATCATCGGCATGGTCGTCCCTGATGTTTACCTGATGCGTGCAGAAGTGAGGGCACGTCTGAACGATCTCACAGGAGCTGTTAGTGACCTGGAAGCGTTAAGGGTCAAGAGAATGCCTGCGGCAGACGCTTCGGTCCCTGCACCGGTTGCCGCAGACCGCGCTTCCCTGGTGAAATTTATCCTGGAGGAACGCATCCGGGAATTTGCAGCCCTGGGTTACCGCTGGTTTGACATGAGACGCCTTTCGGTTGATCCTGAATTCAACGGCACGGTGAACAAGCAGCATATCTTATACACGGCTGACGGAAACATATCGCAAACCTTTACGCTAACGGCCGACAGGCTGACATTTAAACTGCCGCCGAAGGTATTATTCGAAAATCCCGGCATGCAGGATAACCCTTAG
- a CDS encoding TlpA family protein disulfide reductase, translating to MTPLYAYLEAEDFDGFKRYLAKLGEVTGTERIHFATAAYARRLVRKGIDLDFASQLIQKERAWAKQKMLQAADESEGRRFAYAMFTADYAALLSKKGEKQKALDLYKEAMTYNTHRKEADLTNAYLALATEMVSKSQLKAEMETLVKNGMATARIIDKMRTFYVEEKGSETGFDSYLASFNGDKLQEKIKSLQKEMLNEQAPDFHLKDLNGKSVSLAGLRGKTVVLDFWATWCGPCKAAFPAMQAMVNKYKNDPEVQFLFIDTYERGDAKEKNARDYMTQMKYTFQVLMDNTDEVAKKYNAKNIPAKFVIDKNGMLRFRAAGFSSDADLMEEIEAMITLSK from the coding sequence GTGACTCCGCTGTATGCTTATCTGGAAGCCGAAGACTTTGATGGCTTCAAGCGGTATTTAGCCAAACTGGGCGAGGTGACCGGAACAGAAAGGATTCATTTTGCAACTGCGGCATACGCCCGTCGGTTGGTGAGGAAAGGTATTGACCTGGATTTCGCCAGTCAGCTGATCCAAAAAGAAAGGGCCTGGGCAAAACAAAAGATGTTGCAGGCCGCTGACGAAAGCGAGGGCAGAAGATTTGCCTATGCCATGTTTACCGCTGACTATGCAGCATTGTTGTCCAAGAAAGGGGAAAAGCAAAAAGCATTGGATCTTTATAAAGAAGCAATGACCTACAACACCCACCGAAAAGAGGCTGATCTTACCAATGCTTATTTAGCGCTGGCCACCGAAATGGTTTCCAAATCCCAGCTTAAAGCTGAAATGGAAACATTGGTGAAGAACGGGATGGCAACGGCCAGGATCATCGATAAGATGAGGACTTTCTATGTTGAAGAGAAGGGCAGTGAGACAGGCTTCGACAGTTACCTGGCTTCCTTCAACGGAGACAAACTTCAGGAGAAAATCAAGTCACTACAAAAGGAGATGCTCAACGAACAGGCACCCGATTTCCATTTAAAAGATCTGAACGGAAAATCCGTAAGCCTGGCGGGTCTGAGGGGCAAAACGGTCGTGCTGGATTTCTGGGCTACCTGGTGCGGCCCTTGCAAAGCGGCATTTCCTGCCATGCAGGCGATGGTCAACAAATATAAAAATGATCCGGAGGTGCAGTTCCTGTTCATCGATACCTACGAGCGTGGCGATGCTAAGGAAAAAAACGCCCGTGATTATATGACGCAAATGAAATACACCTTTCAGGTCCTTATGGACAACACGGATGAGGTGGCGAAAAAATACAATGCCAAGAACATTCCCGCAAAATTCGTCATTGACAAAAACGGAATGCTACGCTTCCGGGCGGCCGGCTTCAGTTCCGACGCAGACCTGATGGAAGAAATTGAGGCAATGATCACACTAAGTAAATAA